A segment of the Candidatus Korarchaeota archaeon NZ13-K genome:
TCCCCTTTCTCGATGGGAGAGGATTGAAAGCCGCCTGCTTCGGAGGGAGGCGTGGTGAGATCTCGTGAGCGGGAAATCCCATCCTCCTGATACTATTTTCGCCGGTAACCTCACCATAGAAAGTTTCTCTGAGCTACTTGAGGTCGACACTTAAATATGGAACAATGAGATCTGATGACGGGATGATGGAGTCCCTGAGGCTGAAGAGGAGGATGCTCAGACTGCTCAGGGAGGATGAGGAGTTCAGATACGCTGTTGCTGGGTTGATAGGCTTAGATGAGATACTAAAGAGGCTTGATCGCCATGAGGAGGAACTAGTGAGGCTCAGGGAGGACATGAACAGGCTCAGGGAGGACATGATGAGGGGGTTCGAGAGGCACGACAGGGAGATAGCGGAGCTGAGGCGGGAGATGACTGAGGGGTTCAAGAGGCACGATGAGGAGCTCATCAGGCTCAGGGAGGACATGATGAGGGGGTTTGAGCTCATGAGAAGGCACATAGATGCCCTGGGCGCGAGATGGGGGCTCATGGCCGAGGAGGCGTTCAGGGAGGGACTCAGGGGTGTCCTGGAGAGGGAGCTCGGTTTGAGGGTTGAGAGGTGGAGCTCTCACGATGAGGCGGGTGAGGTATTCGGGTATCCGAGCGAGGTGGAGGTTGACATCGTTGTGAAGGACGGGAGACTCATACTCGTGGAGGTGTCATCGCACGTGAGGGCTTCCGACGTATACATCCTCAGGAGGAAGGCCGATTTCTACGCTGGGAAGACGGGGAGGAGGCCAGACAGGCTCATGATAGTAACGCCCTTCATCGAGGAGAGGGCCCTGGAGGCGGCGAGGAGGCTGGGGGTGGAGGTCTACACAAAGGTCTAGGCGCCTGCTGCTCAGGCGCATTCAGGGAGCCGCTCATCCCTTCCCGCGGCATCACAAGGATCTGATCGCCATGCCGGTCAGCTCTCATGGGTGCTCAGCCTGGCTCCGAGTTCGCGATCTCCTTTTAAATGATCGCGCGCAGTGGAGCGGGGTGGCATGATGGACCTCGCCTATTCGCTCCTCAACCTGGTCGGAGACATCGTCGTGAACCTCTTCCTCCTCCTGATCTACCTGAGCGTCAAGAGGAGCTGAACCTCCCATATACCTATATAGGGGAAGCAGGGGATGAGGACAGTTGCTTTTTAACAGGTTGTATATTGGAAGGTGTCACTGGTCCATGTTAAAGGTTTTGCTAGCTGTAAGGGGCTGTCCTCCACCATTCGTTCCAGCCATTCCGCCCGCTTGACTCCCGCAG
Coding sequences within it:
- a CDS encoding DUF3782 domain-containing protein → MESLRLKRRMLRLLREDEEFRYAVAGLIGLDEILKRLDRHEEELVRLREDMNRLREDMMRGFERHDREIAELRREMTEGFKRHDEELIRLREDMMRGFELMRRHIDALGARWGLMAEEAFREGLRGVLERELGLRVERWSSHDEAGEVFGYPSEVEVDIVVKDGRLILVEVSSHVRASDVYILRRKADFYAGKTGRRPDRLMIVTPFIEERALEAARRLGVEVYTKV